AGTACTTTACCATTTCAACTCCATTTTCACCCATTAGAAAAAGATGGAGAAATAGTTCATGAAACTAAATTTACAGTCTCTTGTTTTAAAGTAATGCATCGTATAGACTGCTTTGGCTTTTTAATAAAAGAAAAACATAAATGTAGAAAAGTAGACTTACCAAAAGTGGTAGCTGCCGGCATTCCTGCTATGTTTTACGAACGATTACAAAATGGCGAAGACTATATAACAAAAGAAGGGAAGTGCATAGAAAATGAAATGGTCACAATTCCAGGGAAGCGTAATAAAGCCTATGCTTATTGTGCAGATACTTTATTTACGGAAAGCTTTTTACCATATATCCAAGAAGTAGATCTATTATACCACGAATCAACCTATTTAAATGATTTTGTAGAGCAAGCCCAAAATAGATTCCATTCTACAGCTGAACAAGCAGCAATTATTGCAAAAAAGGCAAAGGTCAAGAAGCTAATTATTGGGCATTTCAGTAGCAAATACAAGACCCTAGATTTATTCGAAACACAATCACAATTAGTATTCCCCAATACGGAGCTTTCAAAAGAAGGC
The Arachidicoccus soli DNA segment above includes these coding regions:
- a CDS encoding ribonuclease Z translates to MFGVTILGNNSAIPAHDRHPSAQAVTIANQVLLIDCGEGTQMQIKDYKVKRSKIIYIFISHLHGDHYFGLIGLLSSMALISRTEPLHLFAPPQLFEVIQLQLKIANSTLPFQLHFHPLEKDGEIVHETKFTVSCFKVMHRIDCFGFLIKEKHKCRKVDLPKVVAAGIPAMFYERLQNGEDYITKEGKCIENEMVTIPGKRNKAYAYCADTLFTESFLPYIQEVDLLYHESTYLNDFVEQAQNRFHSTAEQAAIIAKKAKVKKLIIGHFSSKYKTLDLFETQSQLVFPNTELSKEGVTYLV